From Echinicola soli, a single genomic window includes:
- the sucD gene encoding succinate--CoA ligase subunit alpha: MSVLVNKDSKVIVQGFTGSEGSFHAQQMIEYGTKVVGGVTPGKGGSTHLGKPVFNAVAEAVKATEADTSIIFVPPAFAADAIMEAADAGIKVIIAITEGIPVKDMMIAKPYIKERGATLIGPNCPGVITPGEAKVGIMPGFVFKQGRIGIVSKSGTLTYEAADQIAKAGLGVSTAIGIGGDPIIGTSTKDAVQLLMEDSETDAIVMIGEIGGNYEAEAASWINSNGNKKPVVGFIAGQTAPPGRRMGHAGAIIGGADDTAEAKMRIMKENGIHVAESPAEIGEVMAKALNVKA, encoded by the coding sequence ATGAGTGTTTTAGTAAATAAAGATTCTAAAGTAATCGTTCAGGGCTTCACTGGGTCTGAGGGTTCATTCCACGCGCAACAGATGATCGAATACGGTACCAAAGTCGTAGGAGGTGTAACTCCAGGCAAAGGCGGTTCGACCCACCTTGGGAAACCCGTATTCAACGCTGTAGCGGAAGCTGTCAAAGCCACTGAAGCAGATACTTCCATTATTTTTGTACCACCTGCCTTCGCCGCTGACGCAATCATGGAAGCTGCTGATGCTGGCATTAAAGTAATCATCGCTATTACAGAAGGCATCCCTGTAAAGGATATGATGATAGCCAAGCCATACATTAAGGAGAGAGGTGCTACACTCATCGGGCCTAACTGCCCAGGTGTCATCACTCCAGGAGAGGCCAAAGTGGGCATCATGCCGGGCTTTGTCTTCAAGCAAGGCCGTATAGGTATTGTTTCTAAATCAGGCACCCTTACCTATGAAGCTGCTGACCAAATCGCCAAAGCTGGATTGGGTGTTTCTACTGCCATCGGTATCGGTGGTGATCCTATCATCGGTACTTCTACCAAAGATGCCGTTCAGCTTTTGATGGAAGACAGTGAAACAGATGCCATCGTAATGATCGGTGAAATCGGCGGTAACTATGAAGCAGAAGCTGCCAGCTGGATTAACAGTAACGGAAACAAGAAACCTGTTGTAGGCTTTATCGCCGGACAGACTGCACCTCCAGGTAGAAGAATGGGACACGCAGGCGCCATCATTGGCGGTGCTGATGACACTGCTGAAGCAAAAATGAGAATCATGAAAGAAAATGGCATTCATGTGGCTGAGTCCCCTGCCGAGATCGGTGAGGTAATGGCAAAAGCGCTGAATGTAAAAGCATAA
- a CDS encoding 2OG-Fe(II) oxygenase: MENEAVAMALYEKGWCIIDDFISEDFRKELLQEQQEILAHGQFRHAGIGKGDDFKIKPEIRSDKVSWMDYHLLTPLQSWYWEMMEELRMAINQRCFLGLRSFEAHFAMYPPGSFYLRHLDQFQDVKYRVVTVILYLNDHWDDDDGGALRMYFPGENGEETSVDVYPQGGRLVVFLSGEIPHEVLLTKKERVSITGWFRDIEY; the protein is encoded by the coding sequence ATGGAAAATGAAGCTGTAGCGATGGCACTTTATGAGAAGGGCTGGTGCATAATCGATGATTTTATTTCGGAGGATTTCAGGAAGGAGTTATTGCAGGAACAGCAGGAGATCCTTGCCCACGGACAATTTAGGCATGCTGGCATTGGTAAGGGCGATGACTTTAAAATCAAACCTGAAATCCGCAGTGATAAGGTCAGTTGGATGGATTATCATTTGCTGACTCCTCTCCAGTCCTGGTATTGGGAAATGATGGAGGAATTGCGCATGGCGATTAACCAGCGATGTTTTTTGGGGCTAAGGTCCTTTGAGGCACATTTCGCGATGTACCCACCAGGGTCTTTTTACCTTCGCCATTTGGATCAGTTTCAGGATGTCAAGTACCGTGTGGTCACGGTTATTCTTTATCTGAATGACCATTGGGATGATGATGACGGAGGAGCATTGAGAATGTATTTTCCAGGAGAAAATGGAGAAGAAACCAGTGTAGATGTCTATCCGCAGGGAGGCCGTCTGGTGGTCTTTTTAAGTGGCGAAATTCCTCATGAAGTGCTATTGACCAAAAAGGAACGGGTCAGTATTACGGGATGGTTTAGGGATATTGAATATTAG
- a CDS encoding OmpA family protein, with protein sequence MKTLKSVLAIVLSATVLFSCADWSKTGKGAAIGAGAGGALGGLIGNKKGNTAAGAVIGAAVGGAAGAAIGKYMDKQAKEMEEIENAEVERVGEGIQVTFDSGILFGFDSYQLTPQAQENVMEMARILNEYPDTNIMIDGHTDSKGSEEYNQKLSEQRAGSVANYLKMQGIDSSRLTTVGHGESVPVASNDTDAGRAENRRVEVAITANEDLVEKAEKGELENM encoded by the coding sequence ATGAAAACTTTAAAATCAGTACTCGCGATCGTATTGAGTGCAACAGTATTGTTTAGTTGTGCTGACTGGAGCAAAACAGGAAAAGGAGCTGCCATTGGTGCTGGAGCAGGTGGGGCACTCGGTGGCCTTATCGGAAACAAAAAAGGCAACACTGCCGCAGGTGCCGTAATCGGTGCAGCAGTAGGTGGTGCAGCGGGTGCTGCGATCGGCAAGTACATGGACAAGCAGGCCAAAGAAATGGAAGAAATCGAAAATGCAGAAGTAGAACGAGTGGGAGAAGGCATTCAAGTTACCTTCGACTCCGGTATTTTGTTCGGATTTGATTCCTACCAACTTACCCCTCAAGCCCAAGAAAATGTCATGGAAATGGCCCGCATCCTCAACGAATATCCTGATACCAATATCATGATCGATGGCCACACAGATAGCAAAGGCAGTGAAGAGTATAACCAAAAGCTCTCTGAGCAAAGAGCGGGGTCGGTAGCCAACTACCTTAAAATGCAAGGGATCGACAGTTCCAGGCTAACAACCGTTGGGCACGGCGAATCCGTGCCTGTCGCTTCAAATGATACCGATGCCGGACGGGCTGAAAACAGACGGGTAGAAGTAGCAATTACAGCCAATGAAGATTTGGTGGAAAAAGCAGAAAAAGGAGAACTCGAAAACATGTAA
- the rny gene encoding ribonuclease Y, whose protein sequence is MVIYTIIAGIVGLALGAIVVGLFLKKNNQKLEQEAQEKAKSILREAELNAESLKKDRMLEAKEKYLKLKADFEEDVNKKKNILITNEGKLKQREQILSKEMEQIKRKEAELDSKKENLSAQLHAVQVKKDELDRVTNQRIADLEKVALLTKEEARDQLVVMLKDEAHTKASSHIKDILDQAKLSATKQAKKIVLDTIQRTATEHAVENCVSIFNIESDDIKGKIIGREGRNIRALESATGVEIVVDDTPEAIIISGFDPVRREIARLSLHRLVQDGRIHPARIEEVVAKTEKNIEEEIVEIGERTCIDLGVHGLHPELIRMVGRMRFRSSYGQNLLQHSREVAKLCATMAAEMGLNAKLAKRAGLLHDIGKVYPEEAELPHAILGMELAKKYKEHPEVCNAIGAHHDEIEMTSMISPIVQASDAISGSRPGARREIMDSYIKRLKDLEDLALSFDGVNKCFAMQAGRELRVLVDAENVDDTTAGKLSFDISQKIEKEMQYPGQIKVTVIREMRAVNYAK, encoded by the coding sequence ATGGTAATATACACAATAATTGCCGGCATAGTCGGCCTGGCATTAGGGGCAATAGTGGTTGGTCTTTTCCTTAAGAAAAACAATCAGAAACTAGAACAAGAGGCACAAGAGAAAGCGAAAAGCATCCTCAGAGAGGCTGAGCTGAATGCCGAATCCCTCAAAAAGGATCGGATGCTGGAAGCCAAGGAGAAATACCTTAAGCTAAAAGCTGATTTCGAAGAGGATGTGAATAAGAAGAAGAACATTCTTATCACCAATGAAGGCAAGCTCAAGCAACGTGAGCAAATTCTCTCCAAAGAGATGGAGCAGATCAAGCGGAAAGAAGCCGAACTTGATAGTAAAAAAGAAAATCTCAGTGCCCAGCTACATGCTGTACAGGTCAAGAAGGATGAACTGGACAGGGTAACCAATCAGCGTATCGCAGACTTGGAAAAAGTGGCGCTACTGACCAAGGAAGAAGCGCGTGATCAGTTGGTAGTGATGCTGAAAGATGAGGCACATACCAAGGCTTCCTCGCACATCAAGGATATCCTCGACCAAGCGAAACTCTCGGCCACCAAGCAAGCCAAGAAGATTGTTCTGGATACCATTCAGAGAACAGCTACAGAGCATGCCGTAGAAAACTGCGTTTCTATCTTTAATATCGAAAGTGATGATATAAAAGGTAAGATCATCGGTAGGGAAGGGCGAAATATCCGGGCGCTGGAGTCGGCCACAGGTGTGGAAATCGTAGTGGATGATACCCCTGAGGCAATTATTATCTCTGGCTTTGATCCAGTCAGAAGAGAGATTGCGAGATTGTCGCTGCATAGATTGGTTCAGGATGGAAGGATTCACCCGGCCCGTATCGAAGAAGTAGTGGCGAAGACCGAAAAGAATATTGAAGAGGAGATTGTGGAGATCGGTGAAAGAACTTGTATTGACCTTGGAGTGCATGGCCTTCATCCGGAATTGATAAGGATGGTCGGTAGGATGCGCTTCCGTTCTTCCTATGGACAGAATCTATTGCAACACTCCAGGGAAGTGGCCAAGCTATGTGCTACCATGGCCGCTGAGATGGGGCTTAATGCCAAGCTTGCCAAAAGAGCCGGACTGCTCCATGATATCGGAAAGGTTTATCCAGAGGAAGCAGAACTTCCTCATGCCATCTTGGGCATGGAGCTGGCCAAGAAGTATAAAGAGCATCCAGAGGTGTGCAATGCCATCGGCGCTCACCACGATGAGATAGAAATGACATCCATGATCTCTCCGATTGTCCAAGCTTCCGATGCCATTTCCGGTTCGCGGCCAGGAGCCAGAAGGGAAATTATGGACAGTTATATCAAGCGTCTGAAAGACTTGGAGGATTTGGCATTGAGCTTTGATGGAGTGAACAAATGTTTTGCCATGCAGGCAGGACGTGAGCTTAGGGTCTTAGTGGATGCTGAAAATGTTGATGATACTACGGCAGGAAAGCTTTCTTTTGATATCTCCCAGAAGATCGAAAAGGAAATGCAGTATCCCGGGCAGATAAAAGTAACGGTGATCAGGGAAATGCGAGCTGTCAATTACGCTAAATAA
- a CDS encoding cell division protein ZapA, translated as MDTLSIRIKIGDREYPMKVKAEDEAKIRRAGKLINDKLKRYREEFGLDDRQDLLAMVAFDCMVEAMEVNEVNTEDSEQITVALSNINNQLKSIL; from the coding sequence ATGGATACGCTTTCGATAAGAATAAAAATAGGAGATAGGGAATACCCTATGAAAGTGAAGGCGGAGGATGAAGCGAAAATCAGGCGAGCGGGTAAATTGATTAATGATAAATTAAAAAGATATAGAGAAGAATTTGGTTTAGATGATAGACAAGACCTGTTGGCAATGGTGGCCTTCGACTGTATGGTAGAAGCCATGGAAGTCAATGAGGTGAATACAGAAGACAGTGAACAGATCACTGTCGCACTATCAAATATCAACAACCAACTGAAATCCATATTGTAA
- the pheT gene encoding phenylalanine--tRNA ligase subunit beta, protein MKISVNRLKDYIPFEESTEKIAELLTQSGLEVEGVERFESIAGGLRGVVIGEVLTCEAHPNADRLKKTTVDLGGEVVPIVCGAPNVAQGQKVVVATVGAELSIPDGGTFVIKKAKIRGEVSQGMICAEDELGLGQGHDGIMVLDTDLPNGTPAGKYFDVTATDVVEIGLTPNRADAASHLGVARDLKALLNRDLKMPDVSDFKVDNTSRPVEVVVEDSADCPRYAGLTISNIKVGPSPAWLQDYLKALGLEPINSIVDVTNFILHDLGQPLHAFDLDKVKGDKIIVKKLPNGTRFTTLDEKERKLTGEELMICDADGGLCIAGVFGGLGSGVSDGTTSIFLESAYFSPDVIRRGSLVHGLKTDASFRFERGTDPNMPVFALKRAALLIKEIAGGEITSEVEDLYPDPIADFEVKVKYAHIDRLIGKHIPKETVHGILESLEINVSEPHEEGFVAIVKPYRVDVTREADIIEEVLRVYGFENVMLSDTYQSGFLAEHPAKDTNKLQYRVSELLTGMGYFEIMTNSLTKPGYAAKSGFLNTEENVEIFNKLSEDLGVMRQSLLFTGLEVLAHNINRRQTDLKFFEFGTAYFKEQEGYREEKHLSVFLTGNKSAETWLEPTRQVSFPDLYTVVERLFDKLNVRMPEVEIIHDSPFDYALKLKIGEKEIGKVGQLSSKITKLAEVKQEVLFAELRWDYLLKKTNGLKQYAEISKFPEVRRDLSLVIDKSVSFDAVRKVAEKAGGKLLKHIGVFDVYQGDKIEAGKKAYALSFYLQDDTKTLTEKIIDQSMNRLMKSFEKEIGALIRK, encoded by the coding sequence ATGAAAATTTCTGTCAATAGATTAAAAGACTATATACCATTTGAAGAAAGTACGGAGAAGATCGCCGAACTCCTTACCCAGTCTGGACTGGAAGTAGAAGGTGTGGAGCGTTTCGAATCCATTGCTGGGGGATTGCGTGGGGTGGTGATCGGTGAGGTGCTCACCTGTGAAGCCCACCCGAATGCCGACCGGCTGAAAAAAACTACCGTGGATCTGGGAGGGGAAGTGGTGCCGATCGTTTGTGGAGCACCCAATGTCGCCCAAGGGCAAAAAGTAGTGGTCGCCACTGTAGGAGCGGAGTTATCCATCCCGGATGGTGGTACCTTTGTCATAAAAAAAGCGAAAATCCGTGGAGAAGTTTCACAGGGCATGATCTGTGCCGAGGATGAACTGGGCCTTGGCCAGGGCCATGATGGGATTATGGTGCTTGATACTGATTTGCCAAACGGAACTCCAGCCGGTAAATATTTTGACGTGACAGCCACTGATGTAGTGGAGATAGGCTTGACCCCAAACCGTGCGGATGCTGCTTCCCATCTGGGAGTGGCCCGTGATCTGAAAGCCTTACTGAACCGTGATCTGAAGATGCCTGATGTCAGTGATTTTAAGGTAGATAATACTTCAAGACCGGTAGAAGTAGTGGTGGAAGATTCGGCCGATTGTCCGCGGTATGCGGGATTGACCATTTCCAATATAAAAGTGGGACCTTCACCAGCATGGCTTCAGGACTACCTGAAAGCGCTGGGTCTTGAACCCATTAATAGCATCGTGGATGTTACCAATTTCATTTTGCATGATCTTGGCCAACCATTACATGCGTTTGATTTGGATAAGGTGAAGGGAGATAAAATAATTGTCAAAAAACTACCCAACGGCACGAGGTTCACTACATTGGATGAGAAGGAACGTAAGCTGACCGGGGAAGAGTTGATGATTTGTGACGCGGATGGCGGGTTGTGCATCGCCGGGGTTTTTGGAGGACTAGGCTCAGGAGTCAGTGACGGGACTACCTCCATATTTTTGGAGAGCGCCTATTTCTCTCCTGATGTGATCAGAAGGGGGAGTTTGGTGCATGGGCTGAAGACCGATGCCTCGTTCCGCTTCGAAAGGGGTACTGATCCCAATATGCCTGTTTTTGCCCTTAAGAGAGCTGCGTTACTCATTAAGGAAATTGCCGGAGGTGAAATCACTTCTGAAGTGGAGGATCTTTATCCAGATCCCATTGCTGATTTTGAGGTGAAAGTAAAGTATGCCCATATCGACCGCCTGATAGGAAAGCATATTCCCAAGGAGACCGTTCATGGTATCCTGGAGAGCCTTGAGATCAACGTAAGTGAACCTCATGAAGAAGGTTTTGTAGCGATTGTCAAGCCTTACCGGGTGGATGTGACGCGTGAGGCAGACATTATCGAAGAGGTACTACGGGTGTATGGTTTTGAAAATGTCATGCTTTCTGATACTTACCAATCGGGCTTTTTGGCCGAGCATCCGGCCAAGGATACCAATAAGTTGCAATACAGGGTTTCTGAGTTGCTTACAGGGATGGGGTATTTTGAAATCATGACCAATTCACTGACCAAGCCGGGCTATGCAGCGAAATCAGGTTTTCTTAATACAGAAGAGAACGTAGAGATATTCAATAAGCTCAGTGAGGACCTTGGCGTGATGAGGCAGAGTTTACTGTTTACAGGGTTGGAGGTATTGGCGCACAATATCAATCGACGCCAGACTGACCTTAAATTCTTCGAGTTTGGTACGGCCTACTTCAAGGAGCAAGAGGGATACCGTGAAGAAAAGCACCTGTCTGTTTTCCTGACCGGTAACAAATCCGCGGAGACTTGGCTGGAACCGACCAGACAAGTGTCGTTCCCTGACCTTTATACGGTTGTGGAGCGGTTATTTGATAAGCTGAATGTCCGTATGCCAGAGGTGGAGATCATCCATGATTCACCTTTTGATTATGCACTTAAACTTAAAATTGGAGAAAAGGAAATAGGTAAAGTAGGGCAATTGTCGTCGAAAATCACCAAATTGGCTGAGGTAAAGCAAGAAGTGCTTTTTGCGGAGCTGCGATGGGACTACTTGTTAAAGAAAACAAATGGGCTGAAGCAATATGCGGAAATCTCCAAATTTCCAGAAGTTCGTAGGGATTTGTCATTGGTGATTGATAAATCGGTGTCTTTTGATGCGGTCAGAAAAGTGGCCGAGAAAGCTGGAGGAAAGCTTTTGAAGCACATCGGAGTGTTTGATGTTTATCAGGGAGATAAAATCGAAGCAGGTAAAAAAGCCTATGCGCTGAGCTTTTACCTTCAGGATGATACCAAAACGCTTACCGAGAAGATCATCGATCAGTCCATGAACCGACTGATGAAGTCGTTTGAAAAGGAAATTGGGGCGTTGATTAGAAAATGA
- a CDS encoding DUF1684 domain-containing protein, whose product MKQQQILLGIVGVVVLAAVGYMFFGGQSSGDYREKILDERERQYKFLRYNDESPLTDKQKLAFDSLICFPVDEKYKLRARLVPLQQKQLLEIPMTDGSMETYVKHSYVDFELEGKSCRLLLLQAADEPDKKNFFLPFADETSGELTYGGGRYLNLRQDGMNSITIDFNLAYNPYCAYNPDFACPIPPKENILDVPIEAGEKNYLE is encoded by the coding sequence ATGAAGCAGCAACAGATATTATTGGGAATAGTGGGGGTAGTCGTCTTGGCGGCAGTAGGTTATATGTTTTTTGGAGGCCAAAGTAGCGGTGACTACCGTGAGAAGATATTGGACGAGCGTGAACGACAGTATAAATTTTTAAGGTATAACGATGAATCCCCGCTTACGGATAAGCAAAAGTTGGCCTTCGATTCCCTAATTTGTTTTCCCGTGGATGAAAAATATAAGCTACGCGCCCGATTAGTGCCGCTCCAGCAAAAGCAACTCCTGGAAATCCCTATGACCGATGGTTCGATGGAGACTTATGTGAAGCACAGCTATGTGGATTTCGAACTGGAAGGCAAGTCGTGCCGCTTATTGCTTTTGCAGGCAGCAGATGAACCTGATAAAAAGAACTTTTTCCTGCCATTTGCCGATGAGACCAGCGGAGAACTTACCTACGGCGGTGGGAGGTATTTAAATCTTCGACAGGATGGAATGAACAGTATCACCATTGACTTTAACTTGGCATATAATCCTTATTGTGCTTATAACCCCGATTTTGCTTGTCCCATTCCTCCAAAGGAGAATATTTTGGATGTCCCAATCGAAGCAGGTGAGAAAAATTACTTAGAATAA
- the radC gene encoding RadC family protein yields MEIYHSIKISSLAEEDRPREKLQLEGKAVLTDAELIAILIGSGTASVSAVDLSKHILASVENNLAALARLSVNDLKKFKGIGEAKAIAIVSALELGRRRKLLEIPKKPKITCAREVYELMRPDLLDECVEFFYALLLNRANGLIRKALISKGGTSGTVVDPKLVFKAALEHGASSMILVHNHPSGTCKPSDPDEKLTKKLVDLGRKLELPIIDHLIFTDVGYFSFADESMI; encoded by the coding sequence ATGGAAATATATCATTCTATAAAAATCTCATCTCTGGCAGAGGAAGACCGTCCCAGAGAGAAACTTCAGCTAGAAGGAAAGGCGGTGCTAACAGATGCGGAACTCATTGCTATTTTGATAGGATCGGGAACAGCCTCGGTGAGTGCAGTAGACCTTTCCAAGCATATTTTGGCAAGCGTGGAAAATAATCTGGCGGCATTGGCACGATTGTCGGTAAATGATCTCAAAAAGTTTAAAGGAATCGGTGAGGCAAAGGCCATTGCTATCGTAAGTGCCCTAGAGCTGGGCAGGCGGCGGAAACTGCTGGAGATTCCCAAAAAGCCGAAGATAACTTGTGCAAGGGAGGTGTATGAGCTGATGAGGCCCGATCTTCTGGATGAATGTGTAGAGTTTTTTTATGCCCTGCTCCTGAATCGGGCCAATGGCTTGATCCGAAAAGCATTGATCAGTAAGGGCGGTACGAGTGGGACGGTGGTGGACCCTAAGCTGGTTTTCAAGGCTGCGCTGGAACATGGGGCATCGTCGATGATACTTGTACATAATCATCCTTCTGGTACATGCAAGCCTTCAGATCCGGATGAAAAATTAACAAAAAAGCTGGTGGATTTAGGCAGAAAGTTGGAGTTGCCGATTATAGATCATTTAATTTTCACAGATGTTGGTTATTTTAGCTTCGCAGATGAATCAATGATCTAA
- the rpsT gene encoding 30S ribosomal protein S20 — translation MANHKSALKRIRANEAKRLRNKYQAKTTRTFIKKLRHTTDKVEAQELFKKVSSMIDKLAKKNIIHKNNAANKKSSLAKLVNALG, via the coding sequence ATGGCAAATCACAAATCAGCTCTTAAGAGAATTCGTGCAAACGAAGCCAAGCGTTTGAGAAACAAATATCAAGCTAAGACTACAAGGACTTTCATTAAGAAATTGAGACACACTACTGATAAGGTGGAGGCTCAGGAGTTGTTCAAGAAAGTTTCTTCTATGATCGATAAACTTGCTAAGAAAAACATTATCCATAAGAACAATGCAGCCAACAAGAAGTCAAGTCTGGCAAAACTTGTTAATGCACTAGGTTAA